The genomic interval ATGCGCCGCGTCAAAGGGGATGACGTCGGTGCGGCTCCAGTTCGGGAATGGCTCCGGGCCATTTCTGGAAATTTTGCCGGCCAGGGCCAGCAACGCGCCTTCCATCGGGTCACCGTCGACGCGCCAGCCGTCCTCGAAGCCGTGGAGAACCGCGTCATTGCAAAGACCTGCGGCGCGGGCGAATTCCATCAGGATTGCGTGCTCGGACGGGTGGGCATCGGCCTCGCGCCAGCGAACGGCGCCCTCCGGCGAATAACCCTTGCCCTCGACAGAATACAGGTGGTCTCCAGCCGCCGCGAGCGTCACCGCCATCATCTCGTTGCGGGTGAGCGTGCCTGTCTTGTCAGAGCAGATCACCGAGACCGAGCCGAGTGTCTCGATCGCGGGCAGACGGCGGACGATTGCATTGCGCCGGGCCATCGCCTGAACCCCGACGGCGAGCGTGATCGTCAGCACGGCGGGCAGACCTTCGGGAATCGCGGCGACCGAAAGGCCGACTACGGCCATGAACAACTCTGCGAACGGCATGTGGCCGACGAAATAGCCGTAGACGAGAATGCCCGCGGCAACGAGAAGGATGAAAACCGTAAGCCAGCGGGCGAATATGTCCATCTGCCGGACGAGCGGGGTGGTCAGCATTTCCACGCGCGACAGCATCCCGCTTATCCGGCCGATCTGGGTGGATGGGCCGGTCGCCACCACGACGCCGCGGCCAGCACCGGCGGCGACGAGCGTTCCGCTGAAGAGCATGGAGGTACGGTCGCCAAGCGCCGCCTCCTCCGCCACGGGCCTGGTGTCCTTGTCCACCGGCACGGATTCGCCGGTCAGGATGGCTTCTTCGGCCTTGAGACCGCGCGCCTCGATCAGGCGCAGATCGGCGGGCACGCGGTCGCCAGCCTCCAGCAGCACGATATCGCCGTGCACGAGATCAGCCGCGTCGACGCGCTGGCGCTGGCCGTTGCGCAGAACAGCCGAGCGCGGCGCCAGCATCCCGCGGATCGCTTCCATCGCCCGCTCGGCGCGGCCCTCCTGAACGAAGCCGATGATCGCGTTGACAAGGACGACGGCAAGGATCACGCCCGTGTCCACCCAGTGCTGGAGGATCGCCGTGACGGCTGCAGAGGCGATCAGCACGTAAATCAGCACATTGTGGAAGTGGCTGAGAAAGCGTAACAGCGGGGTGCGTTTGGGCGGCTCGGGCAGCCGGTTCTGTCCGTAGTTCGCCAGCCGGCGCGCAGCCTCCTCGGATGTCAGGCCCCCGGCCGTGGCGCCGACGGCGTGGAGTGCGTCCGTGCTTGAAAGCGCGTGGACGGCGCCCGGCTGCTGATCCCCGGTCTGTTGAACTTGCTGGGCGGGCGCCCCGCGCTGGCCTCTCATGATTGGCGTATCGCAGTTATGACATCGCAGATTGCCGGACACATATGCGCGGACGTCGTGCGCAAGCGTTAGTTAGGCATGGGCGATGCCTCTGGCAATCCATTTTCGGGACGGCAGTGGCGGGGAAGTGCTGCCCCGGCTGGCTAATCGAAATGTGGTTGTCCGTTCGAGGCGCTCAGGCCGCCATCTACCGGCAGGACGACGCCGTTCACAAAGCGCGCGTCGTGACTGGTCAAAAACGCGATCACGTCGGCGATCTCTTCGGGTTTGGCAGCGCGCGCCATGGGGATGCGCTGGCGGAACATCGCCATGGTGTGCTCGTCGTCCAGAACGTCATCGGTCATTTCAGTCTCGGTCAGGCTCGGCGCGACGGCGTTCACGCGAATGCCTCGCGCTGCGAGGTCGAGAGCGAGCGCGCGGGTGAAATTGCTTACCGCGCCTTTTGACGCATTGTAGGGGCTCATTCCCCAGTCGCCGCCGAGCCCCGAGACCGAAGACACGTTCACAATGCAGCCGCCCGTCTTCTCCAGCAGCGGGACCGCCCGCGAGATCGTGTGGAAATGCGCGTCGACGTTGACCGACATCACCTTGCGCCATTCGCTGAAGTCAAGCTCGTCGATCGGCCCGCCGGCGTAGACGCCTGCGTTGTTCACCAGCGCATCAAGCCGGCCGAACGTTTCCATATGCGCTTTGAACATGGCATCCACGTCGTCGGGGTCGCTGACATCACCCCTGGCGATCAGCGTGCGCTCCGGCGCAGCGATTTCGCTGGCGGTCTGTTCCAGCTTCTCGGGTCGCAAGCCGTTGAGCGTCACCGCCCAGCCGTCGCGCGCAAGGCGCTTGGCCGTCGCCTTGCCGATGCCCGATCCGGCACCCGTCACGATCGCGGCCTTCTTGGTTGCGTCGGCCATGTCGCTTTATCCCCTGGCTAAGAGCCGCGTTGGCGTCAACGAATCCACCTATCGCAGGTCATAGCCCGTTCAGGTCACAGGAAGATATAACATCAATTAACTGTGCGGTTGCCCTCTTTGGACGCGATTTTCTGCAACGTATTTTGAATATGATATGGACCTTTGATGAACGTATTCAGAGATCAATTTATCCTTTACGAAACATTAATCTTGCCTCTGCTGGGTTTAAAATCGAATGTGTGTTACGGAATCCTCGGTCGAGCATCGCGTGACGCGACGCTTTCATTTGACCCGAGGTCTTGATGACGCACTTTTTCGGACGCGCTCTCGCGGGACTGGTCGCCATTGTCATCCTTGCAGGCGGCATTCTGGCACTTTCGCTCTATCTGTCGGGCCAGCCGCTCTTCGGTATGCTCGCCGGGACTGGGTTGCCGGACCAGGTCCGCCAGCTTTTTCGCTCGAAAGAATCGGCCAACCAGCAGCCGGCTCAGGCGGAGCGCCAGGCGGTCCCCGTGCGAATCGCGCACATCCGACGTGAGGCGGTCCCGGTCGCGCTCTCGTTCAGCGGGCGGCTTCTCGCGCGGCGCGAGGTCGAGGTGCGCGCCCGGGTCACGGGCTATGTGTCCGAGGTCACCTTCAAGGAAGGCGAGATTGTCGAGAAGGGCGAAGTTCTCTACCGCATCGACCCCCGCACGTTCGAGGCGCGCTTGAAGGAGCTGCAAGGGGCATTGCAGGGCGCGAAAGCGAACCTGGCCTTTCTTCAACGCGAGACGGAACGCATAGCCAATCTCGAGGAAAAGGAGTACGCGGAAACCAGCCGGCTGGACGAGCTGAGAAGCCAGCGCGATCAGGCTGCCGCCCGGATCGAGGAACTGCAAGGGCGGCTCCGTCAGGCGCAGCTCGACCTTGAATTCGCCAGTGTCGAAGCGCCGTTCGCCGGGAAGATCGGCTTTTCCGACGTCGACGAGGGCGATCTGGTCGTTCAAGGTCAGACCACCCTGACCACACTGGTGGACTTTCATCCCATCGAGATCGAGTTCCGCCCGAACGCGGACCAACTCGCGCGAATGAAGGATGCCCGCGCCCGATTGGGTCATCCGCTGCGCCTGACGGTCTCGCCAGACGGTCGTGATACCACGGTTTCAGGGGAGGTCACCGCACTCGGGCCGGCGGTGCAGAACGCGACCAACACGGTCCGCGTCCGCGGCGAGGTGCCTAACCCTGACCAGACGCTGGTGCCCGGTCAATTCGCCCGCGTGCGAGTGCAGCTTGGCACGCAGCCAAGCCTGATGGCACCGACCGCGGCGCTCATTACCCAGCAGAACAAGCGCGCCCTCTACGTCATCAGCGCGGACAATACCGTGGAGATCGTTCCGGTCGAAATCGGCCAGACCGTTGGCAAGCGGGTGGTTGTTCAGGGCGATCTTGCCGAGGGCGATCGGGTCGTTGCCGGGAATCTGCAGTCCGTGCGGTCCGGCAGGCCCGTCCGGGTCATCGCGGAACAGGGCGAGGAAAACGGCGATCGCCGACGCGGCGGGGCGAAAGGACGCATGAATTGATCCATTTCTTCATCAGTCGGCCGATCTTCGCGTCCGTTATTGCGCTGATCCTGGTGATCTTCGGCGGCGTTGCGCTGCTGGTTCTGCCCGTCTCGCGCTATCCCAACGTGATCCCGCCGCAGGTGCGCACCACGGCCACCTTCACCGGAGGCGATGCTGCCACGGTGGCCGATACGGTCGCCACGCCGCTGGAACAGGCGATCAACGGCGTCGACAACCTGATCTATATCCAGTCCACCAGCAGCAACGATGGCGTCGCCACGGTATCGGCCACCTTCGCCGTCGGGACCGACCCGGACATCGCCTCCGTCGACGTGCTGACAGAGGTGAACGAGGCGCGCCCGCAGCTTCCGCCAGCAGCGCGCGATCGCGGCATCACGATCGAGACGGCCTCGCCGCAAATCACGGCCGTGATTAGTCTTGTCGGGCAAACGGAGCGCTTCGACGAGCTGTTCCTCTCGAACTACGCGACCATCAACATCGTCGATCGAATCCGCCGGCTGGAGGGCGTGGGCCGGGTGGTGAATTTCACGCGCCGCGATTATGCCATGCGCATCTGGCTGGACCCGGCCAAGCTCGACTATTTCAAGCTCGACCCCGTCGATGTCATCACTGCCATCCGCGAGCAGAACGCACCTTTCGCCGGCGGCGCGATCGGCGCGGAGCCCGCGCCGGAGGGGCAGGATTTCTCCTACACCGTCAGCACGAAGGGCCGGCTGGAAACGGCGGAGCAGTTCAAGGAGATCGTGCTGAGGGCGCGACCGGACGGAACGGTCGTGACCGTTGGCGATGTCGCCCGCGTGGAACTCGGCGCCGAGAGCTATGGCAGCGCGGCGCATTACTCGGGCAACACGGCGGCCCAGATCGGCATCTTCCAGGCCCCGGACGCCAACGCGCTGGAACTGCTGAGCGCGATCAACGCGGAAATGGAGGAGATTTCCCAGCGGTTCCCTGACGGCATCCGCTACGAGATCGGCTTCGATACCTCACGCTTCGTGACTGCTGCGGTGCAGGAGGTCGTGAAGACGCTCGGCTTCGCCATCCTGCTTGTTGTGCTCGTCGTGTTCGTCTTCCTGCAGAAGTGGCGGGCGACGATGATCCCCTCGCTCGTCATCCCCATCGCGCTGATGGGCAGCTTCGGGTTGATGTATCTCCTCGGCTTTTCGGTGAACCAGCTTACGCTGCTCGGGCTGATCCTGGCGGTTGGACTGGTGGTCGACGACGCGATCGTGGTGGTCGAAAACGTCAATCGCCACCTCTCAGAAGGCGAGGCGCGCGAGACGGCGACGCGATCGGCCATGTCGGAGGTGATCGGACCGATCATCGCGACCACCGCCGTGCTGTTCGCGCTGTTCGTGCCGGTGGCGTTCATTCCGGGGATCAGTGGGCTGCTCTACAACCAGTTTTCGCTGACCGTGGCGATTGCCGTGGGGCTGTCCACCCTGATGTCGCTCACGCTCACGCCTGCGCTTTCGCGCGTTATCCTCAAGCCCGCCACCGAAGAGCCGGCGTTGCCGTTCCGCTGGTTCAACCGCGGCTTCGACGCCATCCGGACGGGCTATGTCTGGCTGTTGCGGTGGCTCCTGCGGCTCAGTTGGCTGGTGTTCGCGGCGTTCATTGCCATCGTCGCCGTGACGGTCGTGCTGTTCGTCAACCGGCCCACCGGCTTCGTGCCCTCGGAGGACCAAGGCTATTTCATCGTCAACGTTCAGTTGCCCGAGGCAGCCTCGTTCCAGCGCACGCGCGACGTCGTCTTTGACATCGAGGATACGATTCAGGGGGTCACGGGCGTGCGCGATGTGGTGGCGATCGCCGGGAGCAGTTTCGTCGGCAATGTTAACGCTCCGAATTTCGGCTTCCTTATCCCGATCCTGGAAAGCTGGACCGACCGTCCGCCAGACCAGAACGTCAATGCGATTATCGCCGATCTTCGCAAGCAATTCGCGGGCTATCAGGACGCGCAGGTGCAGATTTTCAACGCGCCGCCGATCCCCGGCGTCGGCTCCACCGGCGGTGTCCGGCTACAGTTGCAGGGGCTGGAGTATCAGGATCCGAAAGTCATGGCCGCGCAGGCTCAGAGCTTCATCGACGCGCTCAACGAGCGTCCCGAGGTCGGCCGCGCCTTCACGACGTTTAGCGCCGGGGTTCCGCAGATCGACTTTACCGTGAACCGCGAACGCGCGGAGCAGGCGGGTGTGCCCATCGGCCGGCTGTTCAACACTTCGCAGGCTTTCCTCGGCTCGACCTTCGTGAACGAGTTTAACAAGTTTGGCCAGACCTACCGCGTCTTCGTGCAGGCCGATACGGAAGCACGCGATTCGCTCGCCGACATCGCTATGCTGAAGGTGCGGAATGCCAGCAACGACATGGTCCCGCTGGAAACGCTCATTGACGCGGAATACACCACCGGTCCGCAGGCCGTGTCGCGCTATAACCTTTATCCGGCTGTGGAAATTCAGGCGCAGCCCGCGCCCGGCATCAGCTCCGGCGAGTTGGTGGCGGGCGTGGAAGAAACCGCGGCCGAGAACCTGCCCGGCGCTTTCGGTTATGAGTGGACCGGCGCGGTGTTCCAGCAGAAGCAGGCCGCCGGCTGGTCGCCTATCATCTTCACACTGGCGGTGCTGCTGGTGTTCCTCGTGCTCGGCGCGCAGTTCGAGAGCCTGTCTTTGCCCTTCGTGGTCGTGCTGGCTGTGCCCTTCGCGGCGTTCGGCGCCATTTCCGGGCTGGCGATCGCCGGACTGGACCTCGACATCTTTGGGCAGATCGGCCTGCTGATGCTTGTGGGCCTGAGCGCCAAGAACGCCATTCTGATCGTGCAGTTCGCACGCGCCCAAAAAGGTGAAGCCATGGGCTCGGTCGATGCGGTCATCGAGGCGGCCCGCCTGCGCCTGCGGCCGATCCTGATGACGGCGCTGTCGTTCATCCTCGGGGTGATGCCGCTGATTATCTCCACTGGCGCCGGGGCCAATGCGCGCATCTCGCTGGGCGTCACCGTGGTCAGTGGGATGCTGGCGGCAACCATCCTGTCGCTCTTGATGGTCCCCGTGATCTACGTGCTGATCGAGCGGCTGCGCGCCTCTTTTGCTCGCCGCAAAGGCGAGGCCGCAGCGCAGGCTTGATCGGTGGGCGTGGTCAGCGGATCCAAGGGCCCGGCGTCGACACCGCGCAGATATCCACCCGCGTCTCATTAATCGTCGGCGCCTGTCCGATCTCCGCAGGACGATGACGCACCAGACTGTTGACCGTCGCTCCACCCACGTGCTTGCGCCAGAAGCCGCGGGTTATGACGAGCACGCCTGCGAGCGTGTCATCCGTGATGAACGCCTTGGCCTCGACCGCGCCCTGATCATTGAATACGCACACGGGGTCGCCGTCCGAAATGCCTTTTCGCTGAGCATCCTCCGGGTGAACCCACACGCGCTGTTCCGCGAAGCCTTCAGGCTTCGTTGTCATGTTGGCGTACCCGGAATTGAGGAAGTGATGCGTTTTCGGTGAGACCAGCACGAACGGTTCCTTTTCGGCCTGCGCCTCCGGCCGATAGCCCGGCAGCGGATCGACTGCGCCGCCGGTGTCACTGCCGGAATAACCCTGCCGATATACCTCCAGCAAGCGCCCGCCCTCATGCGCAACGGCGCTGGCCAGTTCGCATTTGCCCGAGGGCGTGGGGAAGTTGCCTTCGGCATGCGGGCGACGCTCATTGGGCGCACCAACGTTCAGCCGCGCATAGCCGTCCCGTTCGAGCCGATCCAGGTCGATGCCAGCGACATTCTCCGCTTCCCAGTCGACGGCTTCGCGGGTGAGCGTTTCGTCGCTGCGCTGCAGGGCGGGGTCATCAAGGCCCATGCGCCGCGCGAGCCGGCGGAACAGTTCGGTGTTGGAAACTGCCTCGCCGCGCGGCGGGATCGCCGGGTTGTTGATCTGCATGTTGAAGTGGCCCCAGCTATACATGAGGTCGAGCTGTTCGAGCTGGCTGGTGGCCGGGAGAATGATGTCCGCGTAGTCTGTGGTGTCGGTCGGGAAGATCTCGCTGACGATCGTGAAAAGGTCCTCGCGCTTCAGGCCGCGGACGAGCCCTTCCTGATCGGCGGAGGCCGTAACGGGGTTGCAATTGTAGACGAACAGCGCCTTGATCGGCGGCGACAGGTCGGGTTTGAGCGCCTCGGCAAGCCCGAAGAGGTTGCGGACTTCGTCGTCGCCGAGATGGAACGACAGGGATTTCACGGTCCCAATGCCGCCAAGCGGCTTAGTGGCGTGTCGATTTCCGT from Dichotomicrobium thermohalophilum carries:
- a CDS encoding efflux RND transporter permease subunit is translated as MIHFFISRPIFASVIALILVIFGGVALLVLPVSRYPNVIPPQVRTTATFTGGDAATVADTVATPLEQAINGVDNLIYIQSTSSNDGVATVSATFAVGTDPDIASVDVLTEVNEARPQLPPAARDRGITIETASPQITAVISLVGQTERFDELFLSNYATINIVDRIRRLEGVGRVVNFTRRDYAMRIWLDPAKLDYFKLDPVDVITAIREQNAPFAGGAIGAEPAPEGQDFSYTVSTKGRLETAEQFKEIVLRARPDGTVVTVGDVARVELGAESYGSAAHYSGNTAAQIGIFQAPDANALELLSAINAEMEEISQRFPDGIRYEIGFDTSRFVTAAVQEVVKTLGFAILLVVLVVFVFLQKWRATMIPSLVIPIALMGSFGLMYLLGFSVNQLTLLGLILAVGLVVDDAIVVVENVNRHLSEGEARETATRSAMSEVIGPIIATTAVLFALFVPVAFIPGISGLLYNQFSLTVAIAVGLSTLMSLTLTPALSRVILKPATEEPALPFRWFNRGFDAIRTGYVWLLRWLLRLSWLVFAAFIAIVAVTVVLFVNRPTGFVPSEDQGYFIVNVQLPEAASFQRTRDVVFDIEDTIQGVTGVRDVVAIAGSSFVGNVNAPNFGFLIPILESWTDRPPDQNVNAIIADLRKQFAGYQDAQVQIFNAPPIPGVGSTGGVRLQLQGLEYQDPKVMAAQAQSFIDALNERPEVGRAFTTFSAGVPQIDFTVNRERAEQAGVPIGRLFNTSQAFLGSTFVNEFNKFGQTYRVFVQADTEARDSLADIAMLKVRNASNDMVPLETLIDAEYTTGPQAVSRYNLYPAVEIQAQPAPGISSGELVAGVEETAAENLPGAFGYEWTGAVFQQKQAAGWSPIIFTLAVLLVFLVLGAQFESLSLPFVVVLAVPFAAFGAISGLAIAGLDLDIFGQIGLLMLVGLSAKNAILIVQFARAQKGEAMGSVDAVIEAARLRLRPILMTALSFILGVMPLIISTGAGANARISLGVTVVSGMLAATILSLLMVPVIYVLIERLRASFARRKGEAAAQA
- a CDS encoding molybdopterin-containing oxidoreductase family protein, with translation MKSLSFHLGDDEVRNLFGLAEALKPDLSPPIKALFVYNCNPVTASADQEGLVRGLKREDLFTIVSEIFPTDTTDYADIILPATSQLEQLDLMYSWGHFNMQINNPAIPPRGEAVSNTELFRRLARRMGLDDPALQRSDETLTREAVDWEAENVAGIDLDRLERDGYARLNVGAPNERRPHAEGNFPTPSGKCELASAVAHEGGRLLEVYRQGYSGSDTGGAVDPLPGYRPEAQAEKEPFVLVSPKTHHFLNSGYANMTTKPEGFAEQRVWVHPEDAQRKGISDGDPVCVFNDQGAVEAKAFITDDTLAGVLVITRGFWRKHVGGATVNSLVRHRPAEIGQAPTINETRVDICAVSTPGPWIR
- a CDS encoding efflux RND transporter periplasmic adaptor subunit, which produces MTHFFGRALAGLVAIVILAGGILALSLYLSGQPLFGMLAGTGLPDQVRQLFRSKESANQQPAQAERQAVPVRIAHIRREAVPVALSFSGRLLARREVEVRARVTGYVSEVTFKEGEIVEKGEVLYRIDPRTFEARLKELQGALQGAKANLAFLQRETERIANLEEKEYAETSRLDELRSQRDQAAARIEELQGRLRQAQLDLEFASVEAPFAGKIGFSDVDEGDLVVQGQTTLTTLVDFHPIEIEFRPNADQLARMKDARARLGHPLRLTVSPDGRDTTVSGEVTALGPAVQNATNTVRVRGEVPNPDQTLVPGQFARVRVQLGTQPSLMAPTAALITQQNKRALYVISADNTVEIVPVEIGQTVGKRVVVQGDLAEGDRVVAGNLQSVRSGRPVRVIAEQGEENGDRRRGGAKGRMN
- a CDS encoding SDR family NAD(P)-dependent oxidoreductase, with product MADATKKAAIVTGAGSGIGKATAKRLARDGWAVTLNGLRPEKLEQTASEIAAPERTLIARGDVSDPDDVDAMFKAHMETFGRLDALVNNAGVYAGGPIDELDFSEWRKVMSVNVDAHFHTISRAVPLLEKTGGCIVNVSSVSGLGGDWGMSPYNASKGAVSNFTRALALDLAARGIRVNAVAPSLTETEMTDDVLDDEHTMAMFRQRIPMARAAKPEEIADVIAFLTSHDARFVNGVVLPVDGGLSASNGQPHFD